The genome window atccctcTCTCAGCTAGTTGACTACAATCTTAGTCCACACTGAACACAGGCACTTGTGAATAAGAGCACACCCACTGACAACAATCGTAACATAATTCGTGAGTGTTGTCAGTGGGGGCGTGCGCTTTTATTTACAAGTGCCTGTGCACACTGGATGGTTTATTTCCAATATGAATCTCTGGGCCACGTttgcataattatgataatgagcAAACCTCCCAGTTTCACTCTGTTCTATCGAGAATGGTCCAAATCGCAATGTATGGTATTATTTAAGATGcccttttttgatgaaattcatcATTTCTAAACAACTTCTTCATTCCGAAATGATATTACGAACTAATCAGACAACCTAGATTATCTAGATCATAAAAAGATTTAGGACTGTTATTGGCACTGAATAGATGCAGTGCATGCAATGAGTGAACCTGGTGCATCACTGCATGCACAGCCTGCCCCATGCTGTATGAATGCACTAGGCCTAGCCTGGCATGATGCATCAACACAAATTCCAGTGGTGGCAGTACCGTTGTATCATCAGGTTTGGTCGTTATTTGATATGCTGGCCTTGGGTATGCTGTCACATCTTGCATTGAACATTCTGGGCATCACATCGACGGCGACCGATTAGGAACCGCAACACAAATTGAATTCAATTTCTGCGAAATGCCACGGTAAACTCAAAAACACTAGGCCTATGGTGGAGCAAGGTTACAAAATAAACTGAGCTTTTAAAAAACTTGCAGGGGCGAGTTTATGGCCTACTCTGAGTATCGGCTGTCATTTTGTAGAACTCGGGATCAAGATCTGCTAGGCCTGATCATAGCGTCAAAGCCTCTGCCTTTGTTGCCAGACAACGGTATTGATTTGTATCCGCTTGACCGTTGTTATAAGTTGCTCTGACCTGGTATTTCCAAATTTTTAATCGTTTTAGAGCATTGCCAACATGGGTATTCAAGTGTTTTACCGCCATCCAGCTTTGGAACCTGCTGCCAATGAAGTGACACTCGCAAAGATACAGGCAGTGTGTGGAGAGATAACCGGGGTGACACTAGATACAGAGCTGTGCTTTTACTTTGTGGTGGAGCAGGGAAAAGGTAGGTGGTGCCACAAAGATCAAGTCTGTTTCAATCTGAAGGTCTACACTGTtcgttaaaatttgaaatttgtaattgaatgacCTATCAACCTTACCCATCTTTTCAGATCTGACTGCTGATGAGCTGAAGAAGGTACTCTGGGTGATCAGCATCCCTTTCAAGGAGTCTGATACATCTCGTTGTAGCTCTCTGCCATCAAAGACTACAGAACATCAGCTCCTGTTTGAAATTGGCCCAAGGTGAGTAATGAATGGAACACGAATTTGATCATGCAGAGTGAAATGGGGATTTCCTCATTTTGTAGTTTGCTTTTTTGCCAGTGTGCTGCCATTTGTGATGTGCTACATCTGTTTCCCCTGAGGTTAAGTCATGCATGTACCCTTGACTGATTATTGGGTCTTTTGGCCTGCTATTCATTGATGAGGTGTGTAATTCTTTTCAGGTTAAACTTTTCCACCGCATTTTCCACCAACGCCGTCTCCATTTGCCATTCATTTGGACTGAAACAAGTCACGAGGATCGAATACTCCACACGCTACCTCATCACTTGCAATGACAGTCAAACGAATGGTGGTGGCGATGCCCCAGCACCACTTGCCAAACTCCGGAATGATATCATTGCGTCGCTGCACGATAAGATGACGCAATGTTGCTATGAGGAGCCAATCAAATCCTTCGATTTGGAGGTCAAATCTGATAGTGTTTATGAGATTGACATCGTCGGTCGAGGGAGGGCAGCTTTGGAGGAGGCCAATGCTGAGATGGGTGAGTCATTTGTTTGAAtatcagaaatgaaaaaaatgaaatgtaagTTCTTAGATACTGCTTCATACTGTACAgctctactgtctcaaagcactttgcATTCATTCCCCGACTAATCCAGAGACCTTTCTGCAGAAACCAAGGAGCCCACATACTGTGCTGCACGTGAAAGCACTAGTCGAAAGAACTGGCCGAGCAAACCCACTATGTAACGAAGTACTTTTCCACTGTCCAAGGCCTACCGTCGTGTATTGAGATACTGCAGAGTTACCTTACACTGTGTTATACTTTCAGGCCTAGCTCTTGATGAATGGGATCTCGACTACTACACCGAGATGTTCACCAAGAGGATAAAGAGAAACCCAACGAACGTGGAATGCTTTGACCTGGCTCAGTCCAACAGCGAGCACAGCCGCCATTGGTTCTTCAAGGGGCGTATGATCGTAGATGGGAAAGAGCACGAGGACTCGCTCTTCAAGATGGTGACAAACACTCAGGaacattcaaatcaaaataGCGTCCTAGCATTTTGTGATAACAGCAGGTACGTGGGTCTCTTTTACTTGCCATACTGACCTGCTTGATGTTTGTTCTGATGCTATGGTACTTTCATGGCCAGACCAACAACTCCCAACTTCAGACCATcaaagataaatcctgtttgaaaGAATTTGTTTCGTTCCTTCATTTCCTTGACGATGgcatcctttttagctcacctcttagcagaggtgagcttatcccataccgtggcgtccgtcgtccgtcgtcgtcgtcgtcgtcgtcgtcgtcgtcgtcgtccgtcgtccgttagcagggcacgtttcgtaactgttagagctattgagttgaaacttggtacacatgtacccttatgtaatgacacctgggagaccaagtttcggttcgattcgtttcatggtttggccaccagggggccaaacgttaaaagtgaaaatatgcaatatctcccttaatagtagtcgggaaattttgaaaaaaatatggtaggtacttctagcaaaggtgcatcatatatcatccgggtttttgatttgacctccttttcaaggtcacagaggtcaaatggtgtaaattagccgttaggatgtaacgatggcacgtttctaaactgcaatgactattgataccaaatttggtacacatttaccccttagtcaggtgatctcagggaccaaagtttggtccaatatgattcaccacttgaccaccagggggcaaaatccaaaaaccttaaaaatgtgattattccttaacttcttgcccgattgccaccaatttgatatcatgggtacatctaaccaccatacagtatatgtcacacaggtttttaatttgaccttcttgtcaaggtcacagaggtcaaatggcgtaaattcgccgtcaggccgtaactatggcatgtttcttaactgcaatgactattgatcacaaattaagtacacatgtaccccttggtcaggtgatctcaggtaccgaagtttggtgcgatctgatttgccgtttggcctccagggagggggccaaatcctaaattcttcaaaatgccattattcctagtaatgacttgcccgattggcaccaattttatatcataggtacatctaattctaacatccattcaatgtgtcacccgggtcttctttgatttgaactacttttcaaggtcacagaggtcgaatgtactgtaaattggccattttggggaaattgtaattgcttggacctacatcaaacctaacactacatgacacaagaccatgctctttatccatctttcctccacatgaggtgagcacaatggccctggccatttcatattaGATTAGATATTAATGTAGATATATTTTCATTATTGATTCCAGTGCCATAGCAGGCTACCCTATAGACGTCCTCCAGCCTTCAACTCCTGGTGCACCCGGTCCATTCAAAGAAGCGTCCTTGACCAGAGACATCATTCTGACTGCCGAAACGCATAATTTCCCCACAGGTGTTGCCCCATTCCCCGGTGCCACCACTGGGACCGGTGGTCGAATCCGGGATGTCCATGCTACGGGTACTGGTGCTCACGTTGTTGCTGGAACAGCAGGATACTCCTTTGGAAATCTCAACATTCCTGGTAAGAAATAAGTGATAATCTGTCATCATCACTGTCTTGCTTTGAGTGGACAGTACACATTGCTTGATGTGGGCCCTATGCTGGAAGGATTTATAAACATTTGTTCACCAGGGGTCATCCCTTCTCTTTTGCAGGTTATCCCCTACCATGGGAAAGTAAGGATGCCATCCACCCACCCAACTTTGCCCCTCCTCTAGAAATTGCCGTAGAAGCCAGCAATGGTGCCTCAGATTATGGGAACAAATTTGGTGAACCGGTCTTGACTGGCTTTGCCAGGTCGTTTGGTTTGACGATGCCAAATGGTGAACGACGGGAGTGGGTCAAGCCGATTATGTTTAGTGGTGGTTTGGGGTCGATGGAGCACATTCATATCAAGAAGGACCAACCAGAAAAAGGTGAGTCCAAGCAGAGAGATAGATAGCACAGTAAAACTTCTTCTCATAAAGGTTTAAAACCTGACTGCAGAGGTCAATATGGATCATAGTATTGAGCAATTTGGGACCAATCGTGACATTAAAATGTCTGTGTTCCATGTTGGCAGTCCCCATTACTTGTAAAGAATTTCTATTTAGGAATTCTAATTGGGAAAGAAATATCTTTAAATTGACTGTGAATTTTCAGCATTTTGTTTCTTCCCTTTGAGAAAAGTTTTGATTCTTGTTATCTCTTCTGCATTTAGACATGGCAGTTGTAAAGTTAGGTGGACCCGTCTATCGTATCGGAGTTGGTGGTGGCGCAGCAAGCTCTGTGCAAGTGCAAGGAGACAACAAGTCAGAACTTGACTTTGGTGCGGTACAGCGCGGTGATGCGGAGATGGAACAGAAAATGAATCGTGTGATCCGTGCTTGTGTGGAGAGTGGTGAGGGCAATCCTATCCGTAGTATTCATGATCAAGGAGCTGGAGGAAATGGTGAGTGTTTATATTGTTCCCTGTGCCACTTCAAAGAGTAAATCCAGTAGCTTCGTTCTGAGTGCATAGGGTCTTGGTACCTAAACCAAGACCCCCTTGGCTACACCATTATCAAAAACTTTGATAAAATCTTTTCCACTCTAGGCAATGTCCTGAAGGAAATCTGTGAACCAGCTGGTGCCATAATTCACGTCGGAAACTTCCAACTCGGGGATCCAACGCTGTCCGTTCTGGAGCTCTGGGGTGCTGAATATCAAGAAAGTAATGCAATATTAGTGAGGAATAAAGATTCTGATCTATTGAGGAAAATCTGTTCCCGAGAAAGATGTCCAGTATCGTTTGTTGGCCAGATCACAGGAGATGGAAAGGTAATCATGAAGAAATCTATCTGAGGGCTCTTTTCCATGTGAGAGTTGTCTAAGCTAGTTTCCTCTCTGAGAGTGAAATGCTCCTCACTGAGAGTGAAAAGCCCAGTCACCGTTTCTTATAGTGGTTCCACTTGTCCCAAGTTCTTTTTTTAGTGGACTTGCAAGCAACTAGCATTTGCCAACTTTCACATTGGGAAGTTCCTGCTGTTTAATATGTGGATATTGTTACAAAGCCTCGAGAGGGGGGGGGACCGCAGCCTTAGGACACACAAAATAACGATATAATCATTGGAGTTATGTAGTCATTTCATTCGAGTTCATGCCATATTTTCTTATCTTTTAGATCCGCCTAGAAGGAGAACTTCACTCCAATGATACTGCAGACTATGATAGCGGGAAGAAAGCCAGAACCGACATAGCCTACCCAGTCGATTTAGAACTTGACTGCGTCTTAGGAAAGATGCCCcggaaggtgtttaacctgaaCCACGTGGAGCAAGTCTTCCAACCATTCCATATTCCTGGTGACGTGACTGTGATGAATGCACTGGAGAGAGTGCTGAGGCTTCCATCAGTGGCGAGCAAGAGATACTTGACTAATAAGGTTCGTTTTTAATTTCTAAATAGTGAAACTGCGCTataatgcatgaattacttGTCGATAATGGCAGGGAAAGGAATCTCGGGCATGTTATTTTATCTCAGATATTTAGTCGGGAGCTCCGATATTTTTAACACTAGGAATACAATTTTAGCTATTTGTATTGAAATATACAGAAAACTTAGGTTTCTGTTGCATCAGTGACTATGATATTCTTATATTTTGTGTCTGTCAAAGTAATATCAGAAATTGTTCATTGTCTAAGACCAGTGTTTTCTTCCTTTCAGGTTGACCGGTCTGTGACTGGTCTAGTTGCTCAACAGCAGTGCGTCGGACCCCTCCATACTCCCCTAGCTGATGTCGCCATCACTGCTTTGTCACATTTTGGAAAAGTAAGTTTGGCATTTcgtggtgtaaattggtcgggTTTAGTGGAATTATAAATCAAGGACATTGCCCATGGCTTGAAGTAGTCTAACAAGTATAAGATTGTTGAAAGATGTCTCTAATGACCTGTGATGTTCCGGTAACTCAAACGATATtgtttgataaaatgataataatCTTCTTTGTGACAGGTTGGTGCTGCCACGGCGATTGGTGAGCAGCCCATCAAGGGAATGGTCAACCCAGCCTGTGGAGCTCGGATGTCAGTAGGTGAAGCACTGACCAACTTGGCTATGGCTAAAATCTCTTGCCTGAAGGTAAAAATATTCTTTTAAAAGTAAGCTGATATCAGTGTTCAAATCTGTTTGTGAGATGATAGATTTGAGCCTGCTCATCCATCATTCCCGTCAAAAAGTATTGTCGTTGTCCAAATATATTTTGACCGGGTGTCCAAGATGATTGAGTAGCACTTATAAAACTCAGTTTTCGGTTGTCATTTGCAAATTGAAATGCATGAAGGTTATCTGACTGTTACCTGCTTACTAAGAAAAGGCCTAAAATCAGATTTGAACAGTAAAAATACTAAAATAACACTGAGGTACTGAAGCAATTTTAAACAAAATCAAATAGAAAATGTTTTAACTCAACTCTTTATAATCACTTTTGTGTAGGATGTGAAGTGCAGTGCCAACTGGATGTGGGCTGCCAAGCTACCTGGTGAAGGGGCGACCTTGTTTGATGCCTGTAAGGCCATGTGTGATGTGATGAGGAACCTTGGTGTTGCTGCTGACGGTGGGAAGGATTCTCTCAGTATGGCTGCGAGGGTCGAGGGTGAAAGTGTCAAGGCGCCTGGTAAGTGATGGATATAGGCAAGTTTCTTTAAAGAGATTGATGTAATGAAAGAACTTGGGTGCTGTGGCAGAGGGTGGTATGAATTTGTTCAGTATGGGTGCAAGAGTGGAGAATGAATGCATATGATGAAATACCAATCAAATGTCAGGGCTGATTGACAATATCACAAACATCAGCATCCTAATTAAGAGcaattttgcattttgtttCAGGAACTCTTGTCATCTCCGCGTATGCTCCATGTCCCGATGTCAACCTTACCATCACTCCGGATCTCAAGCTACAAAATGGTAAGTGACTGGATGTAATATGGGTGGGGGGGCTGACAGGATTGACAAAGGAATTCATCATTAATGTGTGCATTTCTTAGCTTGGCTTAACTGTCTTGCATTGATTTGATTTCCAGGATGTCTGTTGTATGTGCCATTGAGTGACAAGTACAGAGTTGGAGGGAGTGCCCTTGCTCAATGTTATGAGCAAGTTGGTGATGTTGTGCCAGATCTTGACGACCCAGCACAGCTTGCTGCTGTATTCAACACAATACAGGAACTCCTGGATGGTAAGTGAAATTATTAACGTTTTGATGTTGCCTGATTGTAAAGTTATCCTCTTGTGAAAAATGTCCATGAAGTATGGCTACTCAAGTAAAATTGAATACAGTATAACCTTCAGTGGTAATCATGCTATTTGCCATTGTTGAGTGCCAGCTACTATTGCCAGTTAGAATCTTGACTAAATTGtaagaataataatgatatttacatgtatgaaaTCAGATGAAATGGACATTGGTCAGTGCATTTCTGACCTTTAATTTCTATTTCAGGTGAACTGCTGGTCTCCGGTCATGACATCAGCGATGGTGGCCTGATCACTTGTCTCCTTGAGATGGCCTTTGCTGGGAACTGTGGGATTAATGTGGATATACCTACATTACAAGCAGGAGGTGAGAACACTTCTTGGCCTTGAAGGTTCACTTTAAGAGTAAAATACCAGGTTTGAAGTAATCTGTACACTGTAGTTCTCGGGTACCTCAGTCCCCAAGGCAGCTGGGGTACGAACTTACTTTTAGAATTCaaaaaatggaagaaaatggcCTCTTCTTTCTTAATCACCACAGGCTTGGGCTAACATAGCATTGTAGAATTGGTGATCTCTGTTGAATGTATACAGAATTCTTGATCTTGCTTTTCCCAGCCTCTGTGATGGACGTCCTGTTCTCAGAAGAGCTAGGTTTTGTGTTTGAAGTTGAAGAAAGCAAGTTGGAGGACGTGAAGAAAAGGTTCCAGGCATCTGGGGCAAAGTGCTATCATCTTGGACACTGCCAGGGTCTTGGGAAATCTGCCGAGGTTGGTACCAGCCCCTGTGTTTATAAGAACAGTTCAAAAACAAGCCACTGTGTCTGTTATTCCTTAGCATGAGGTGTAAAAGTCACATGCAAAACTAAGATATGGCAAATTCATTATTGGGCATTTCAAAGAGGCAAtagtaaatgattgtaaacaagACGCAAGTCCATTGGATAGTATCAtacatttgtataatataatattCTACTTTTCAGATAAAAATTAAATATGATGGAGAAGATGTTCTCTCTCTACCGATGGTGACGTTGCGGGACATGTGGGAGGAAACCAGCTTCCAGTTGGAGCGTCTTCAGACGAATCCCCACTGCGTCGAGTTGGAGCAACAAGGTCTTAGAGAGAGAGTGGCACCTCCTTATAAATTGACCTTTGATCCAAATGTTGCGCCAAAGAGTCATTTGAAGAATGGAAGTGCTCAATCAGGTAATCGAGTTGTTTGCACTTCTCTTATCACTTCTAGACAACATGCCATTTCATTGTCAAATCAACCTTTATAAAGTCGGTAGATGGCGTATAAAATCTTTCGAGATACAGTTTACCTCTGAGAGACAATGAAGATGAATCACAACTGACCAAGGTTCTGTGCCAACATATTGCCACATGAAGAAGTCTGAACCtatttgaaattatttctttCTTAGATTTAGACCAGCCCAAGGTGGCCGTGATCCGTGAAGAGGGGAGTAACGGAGACCGAGAGATGGTTGCAGCTCTCCACATGGCAGGATTTGAAGTGTGGGATATCAACATGGAAGACATGTGCTCTGGAGCTGTCACTCTTGACCAGTTCAGAGGGGTCGTGTTCGTGGGTGGATTTAGTTATGCTGATGTTTTTGGATCAGCTAAAGGTAGGCTTTGAGTAGCGAGGCTCAGTGAGTTTAATTTTGGTGTGTGAATCAGCTAGATACTTCTGTCTTCATGGATCCAAGTCCTCATCATGTTACATTATGATCAGTATGGCATGATGGTCCAAAAGATATATTCTGAAACAGTGCTTCCTCCCCGTAAAAATGTTGAAGAATACTTAATTTGTACCCCCTTCCACCAATTATCTATGTATGAAGCTTTTGGGCACAAGAAGCTTTGTTTACCATCTGTGCACacaaatattttgatgaaaatgatctgTCATGACCATCATTTCATTGTAGGTTGGGCAGCGACTCTCTTGTTCAACCAAGCCATCAGGGAACAGTTTACCAAGTTCAAGGCGCGCCCGGACACATTCAGTCTTGGCATTTGCAATGGATGTCAGCTCATGGGACTACTGGGCTGGATTGCCCCAGACCAGGAGCTGCCCTCGGCAGGTGAGTGCAGGTGACAGTGCAAGAATTTGCTTGAATATAGAGTAGCTAAGGGGCCTCATAACCTGGTGGTCAACACcactggctaccacgcaataaggTAAGACCTGGGAGAAACCACGATTGTGTTTCTGGAAAacccggcatggctttcaaggaactaaaatacctggCTCTTCACAATGAATTTCAGGCTAAATTGAGATTAGGTAATGAGGGTCTGCTACTCACAGGGATGAAGTTGCTGCTCTGTCATGTGATAGGGAATGGGTCAAATTATTCCACTGACTTGattatttctaatttcagaAGACAGGCATGACAAACAAGGTGTTTTCCTCACCCACAATATTTCGGAGAGGTTCGAATCTCGTTTTGCTACTGTGAAGATCGAGAAGAGTGCTTCCATGATGCTGAAGGGGATGGAAGATTCAACTCTCGGCGTCTGGGTGGCTCATGGAGAAGGTATGTTACGTTGAGACGATTCTCGGCTTATTGGGGCTGGGTTGATCTATTCCCAGTTAGCCAAAAGTGCTGCACTCATATATACTACCTGGGGTGTCAGGATTTGGAGTCCGATTGAATTTGTCCTGTCAGATTACATTTTGTAAACAGCTCCTTTACAAAGTGATTCCCTGGAGGTTCTCTTTTATACTCTGTGGATGATTTCTCTGTTGTTTTTAAACTCAAAGCACAGAAAACATAGGTAGGCTTGTTTAGAAGATTGCTGGTTTTGACCTCTTGATTTGCAAATTGTGATTTTGTCAAATGTTATCTCAAGTGATAATTTGTTGACTTCAGGCCGAATGGTGTTCAAGAACAAAGCTACTAAGGACTTTGTCAACAGTGAGAATCTCACCGTCGTAAAATTTGTCGACGATCAAGGGCAGCCCACTACAACATACCCGCTCAACCCTAACGGTACAGAGGATGGTTTAGCCGGTCTCTGTtctaaagatggccgccacttGGCCATGATGCCACATCCGGAACGCACagtgttgccatggcaatggGCGTGGATGCCACGGGATTGGCAGACGACGATGAAGGTGTCACCTTGGATGAGGATGTTTCAGAATGCTTACATTTGGTGCATGGAGAATTAAATTACGCTCCAACGTTTTTTGCCAGCTTTCAAGAAATAATTGGTTCAAATACCTGGAAATTATCAAAACGTTAGGACATAAAGGCTCTCCATCAGTTTCTATTGGTACACCATTTGTGGCATAATCGataatatttttgcatttacttttcatttttcaaGGTTATGGTTTTTAAAATATCCCTTGTTTGGCTGTAAGGCTGATTACACTGTTATGATCATGAGATGTTAAGATTGTTAAAGCAAAGTTGTAAACTTTTATCCTCAAAGGATTGTTGAATTTGTAATCCAAGCCAACCAATGCAAATCaagctcacatgggtgagcttatattATGCTGTCTCTGTCGTTGTTGACAACACTGCCATTCCCATTCTGTTTGTATTTATAGACCAGGGATTGCCAAGTAATATGTAGCACTCTCAATTGATACTGCCTAACAAATTTTCTTTTAAGGAATAAATTGGTGCCGGTTATCTATCCTTTCAAATATTGTGTTGAATTGTTTTATAGCCAAGTTGCATTATGTCTTGCTCATTGTGCTACTTAACTTGCTAGAAATATTTGTCTCTCAAAATAACTTGAATTTAGGATATGTATATATATCAATGTGGTCTAGACAAGCATTGCTTGCTAGAGCCCTTTGCTCCTCTTGAAGCATAGGACACCACCAACAACTTTTGTTGCTATTTAACTCTGCTTACAGTCCCCAACTGCTTTGAGAACAATGTCACACCAAGTCATATTGACACTCTGGTTAACCACAGGCAGCCAAGATAAGCTGTTCAACTGTGCTTGCTGTCCCCAACTGCTTTGAGAACAATGTCACACTAAGTCATATTGACACTCTTCCAGTTGGTTAACCACAGGCAGCCCAGATAAGCTGTTCAACTGTGCTTGCTGTCCCCAACTGCTTTGAGAACAAGGTCACACCAAGTCATATTGacactcttccagctggttaacCACAGGCGGCCCCGGATTAGCTATTCAACTGGGCTGGGGCTTACGGTCTCCAACCTCccttgaggacaatgtcacaaccaggcttaTTAACACTCTCCCAGCTGGTTATCAGATCTCCAGCTCTGCACAGCCAGGCTAGGATTTACTATACAACTTGGCATACCCTCCCTAACAGCccttgaggacaatgtcacagcaAGTCTTATTAGCAATCTTCCAGCTAGTTATCGGATCTCCAGCCCAACTTGCAAGTAACCACAGCCAGCCTCGGATTTGTATAccccagacgcagtggaccagcctcgtccctcaccaAGGAGACATCTCTCCTGCGTTGACAAGACAGCGGGGCAGCTAACTGAACCTAATTGAGCTgggtgtgactgcctcatctctcagaCAGGATGTcagggcaggcagcaggacataatcaggctgggtcTGATGGTTTCATCTCTCCTGTGTTGACAAGACAGCGGGGCAGCTAACTGAACTTTGAGCTgggtgtgactgcctcatctctcagaCAGGATGACACGGCagtcagcaggacataatcaggctgggtcTGATCATTTCATCTCTCCTGCGTTGACAAGACAGCGGGGCAGCTAACTGAACTTTGAGCTgggtgtgactgcctcatctctcagaCAGGATGTcagggcaggcagcaggacataatcaggctgggtcTGATCATTTCATCTCTCCTGCGTTGACAAGACAGCGGGGCAGCTAACTGAACCTAATTGAGCTgggtgtgactgcctcatctctcagaCAGGACGACAGGggaggcagcaggacataatcaggctgggtcTGACCGTTTCATCTCTCCTGCGTTGACAAGACAGCGGGGCAGCTAACTGAACCTAATTGAGCTGGGTGTGACTGCCTCATTTCTCAGACAGGATATcagggcaggcagcaggacataatcaggctgggtcTGATCATTTCATCTCTCCTGCCTTGACAAGACAGCGGGGCAGCTAACTGAACTTAATTGAGCTgggtgtgactgcctcatctctcagaCAGGATGACAGGGctggcagcaggacataatcaggctgggtcTGATCATTTCATCTCTCCTGCGTTGACAAGACAGCAGGGCAGCTAACTGAACTTAATTGAGCTgggtgtgactgcctcatctctcagaCAGGATGacagggcaggcagcaggacataatcaggctgggtcTGACCGTTTCATCTCTCCTGCGTTGACAAGACAGCGGGGCAGCTAACTGAACTTAATTGAGCTgggtgtgactgcctcatctctcagaCAGGATGTcagggcaggcagcaggacataatcaggctgggtcTGATCGTTTCATCTCTCCTGCGTTGACAAGACAGCGGGACAGCTAACTGAACTTAATTGAGCTgggtgtgactgcctcatctctcagaCAGGATGTcagggcaggcagcaggacataatcaggctgggtcTGATCATTTCATCTCTCCTGTGTTGACAAGACAGCGGGGCAGCTAACTGAACCTAATTGAGCTgggtgtgactgcctcatctctcagaCAGG of Lineus longissimus chromosome 9, tnLinLong1.2, whole genome shotgun sequence contains these proteins:
- the LOC135493773 gene encoding phosphoribosylformylglycinamidine synthase-like, translating into MGIQVFYRHPALEPAANEVTLAKIQAVCGEITGVTLDTELCFYFVVEQGKDLTADELKKVLWVISIPFKESDTSRCSSLPSKTTEHQLLFEIGPRLNFSTAFSTNAVSICHSFGLKQVTRIEYSTRYLITCNDSQTNGGGDAPAPLAKLRNDIIASLHDKMTQCCYEEPIKSFDLEVKSDSVYEIDIVGRGRAALEEANAEMGLALDEWDLDYYTEMFTKRIKRNPTNVECFDLAQSNSEHSRHWFFKGRMIVDGKEHEDSLFKMVTNTQEHSNQNSVLAFCDNSSAIAGYPIDVLQPSTPGAPGPFKEASLTRDIILTAETHNFPTGVAPFPGATTGTGGRIRDVHATGTGAHVVAGTAGYSFGNLNIPGYPLPWESKDAIHPPNFAPPLEIAVEASNGASDYGNKFGEPVLTGFARSFGLTMPNGERREWVKPIMFSGGLGSMEHIHIKKDQPEKDMAVVKLGGPVYRIGVGGGAASSVQVQGDNKSELDFGAVQRGDAEMEQKMNRVIRACVESGEGNPIRSIHDQGAGGNGNVLKEICEPAGAIIHVGNFQLGDPTLSVLELWGAEYQESNAILVRNKDSDLLRKICSRERCPVSFVGQITGDGKIRLEGELHSNDTADYDSGKKARTDIAYPVDLELDCVLGKMPRKVFNLNHVEQVFQPFHIPGDVTVMNALERVLRLPSVASKRYLTNKVDRSVTGLVAQQQCVGPLHTPLADVAITALSHFGKVGAATAIGEQPIKGMVNPACGARMSVGEALTNLAMAKISCLKDVKCSANWMWAAKLPGEGATLFDACKAMCDVMRNLGVAADGGKDSLSMAARVEGESVKAPGTLVISAYAPCPDVNLTITPDLKLQNGCLLYVPLSDKYRVGGSALAQCYEQVGDVVPDLDDPAQLAAVFNTIQELLDGELLVSGHDISDGGLITCLLEMAFAGNCGINVDIPTLQAGASVMDVLFSEELGFVFEVEESKLEDVKKRFQASGAKCYHLGHCQGLGKSAEIKIKYDGEDVLSLPMVTLRDMWEETSFQLERLQTNPHCVELEQQGLRERVAPPYKLTFDPNVAPKSHLKNGSAQSDLDQPKVAVIREEGSNGDREMVAALHMAGFEVWDINMEDMCSGAVTLDQFRGVVFVGGFSYADVFGSAKGWAATLLFNQAIREQFTKFKARPDTFSLGICNGCQLMGLLGWIAPDQELPSAEDRHDKQGVFLTHNISERFESRFATVKIEKSASMMLKGMEDSTLGVWVAHGEGRMVFKNKATKDFVNSENLTVVKFVDDQGQPTTTYPLNPNGTEDGLAGLCSKDGRHLAMMPHPERTVLPWQWAWMPRDWQTTMKVSPWMRMFQNAYIWCMEN